A genomic window from Onychostoma macrolepis isolate SWU-2019 chromosome 22, ASM1243209v1, whole genome shotgun sequence includes:
- the LOC131530975 gene encoding elastase-1-like — protein MLRILLLSLLATLALAEPRYLEEVPEERVVGGEVVKPNSWPWQISLQYLSGGSYYHTCGGTLIRNNWVMTAAHCVDSSRTWRVVLGDHDIYNHEGREQYMSVSAVHIHPNWNSNSVSSGYVNITYTTYITVEAIIHNL, from the exons ATGCTGAGGATCCTGTTGTTGAGCCTGCTGGCCACCCTGG CGCTGGCTGAGCCCAGATATCTGGAGGAGGTCCCTGAGGAGAGGGTCGTTGGTGGAGAGGTGGTAAAACCCAACTCTTGGCCTTGGCAG ATCTCTCTCCAGTACCTGTCTGGCGGCAGCTACTATCATACCTGTGGTGGGACTCTGATCAGAAATAATTGGGTGATGACCGCCGCCCACTGCGTTGACAG CTCGAGAACTTGGCGTGTTGTCCTGGGCGACCATGACATCTACAACCATGAGGGTCGTGAGCAGTACATGAGCGTCAGCGCCGTCCACATCCACCCCAACTGGAATAGCAACAGTGTGTCTTCTGGGTATGTAAACATTACATACACAACATACATAACTGTGGAGGCAATTATACACAACTTATAA